The Gemmata palustris genome includes a region encoding these proteins:
- a CDS encoding ArsR/SmtB family transcription factor codes for MATARLDATFAALADPTRRAILARLAKGEATVTELVAPFKLSQPAISKHLKVLEKAGLISRGRDAQKRPCRIAAEPLAEANEWLENYRALWEANFERLDDLLEELKSAKKPKKG; via the coding sequence ATGGCGACCGCCCGGCTCGACGCCACGTTCGCGGCGCTGGCGGACCCGACCCGGCGCGCGATCCTGGCGCGCCTTGCGAAGGGAGAGGCCACGGTCACGGAACTGGTCGCGCCCTTCAAATTGAGCCAGCCCGCGATCTCCAAGCACCTCAAGGTGCTGGAGAAAGCGGGGCTGATCTCGCGGGGGCGCGACGCCCAGAAGCGCCCGTGCCGGATCGCGGCCGAACCGCTGGCCGAGGCCAACGAGTGGCTGGAGAACTACCGCGCGCTGTGGGAGGCCAATTTCGAGCGCCTCGACGATTTGTTGGAAGAGTTGAAGTCCGCAAAGAAACCCAAGAAAGGCTGA
- a CDS encoding DNA-methyltransferase produces the protein MRKNDVIEGDCIQVLGGLPEGCADLVFADPPFNIGYQYDVYDDRRAKADYLAWTEKWLAAAARALAPHGSLFLAIGDEFVAEHKVRLDALGLTMRNWIVWHYTFGVNCSKKFNRSHAHILYYVRDPKNYKFFPDAVRVPSARMTTYADRRANPVGKLPDDTWVLRPQESDVHFQSGADTWHVPRVCGTFTERTGHPCQMPEAVLERIVRVASEPGDLVLDPFAGSGTTLAVAKKLGRDYLGVELSEQYADGVRKRLQMIEFAEGATAAPPVKPTKRVAAKR, from the coding sequence ATGCGGAAGAACGACGTCATCGAAGGCGATTGCATTCAAGTCCTGGGCGGCTTGCCGGAGGGGTGCGCGGACCTCGTGTTCGCCGACCCGCCGTTCAACATCGGGTACCAGTACGACGTGTACGACGACCGCCGCGCGAAGGCGGACTACCTCGCGTGGACCGAGAAGTGGCTCGCCGCGGCCGCCCGCGCGCTCGCGCCGCACGGCTCGCTGTTCCTCGCGATCGGCGACGAGTTCGTGGCGGAGCACAAGGTCCGGCTCGACGCACTCGGGCTCACGATGCGCAACTGGATCGTGTGGCACTACACGTTCGGCGTGAACTGCAGCAAGAAGTTCAACCGGAGCCACGCGCACATCCTGTACTACGTGCGCGACCCGAAGAACTACAAGTTCTTCCCGGACGCGGTCCGCGTGCCCAGCGCCCGCATGACGACCTACGCGGACCGGCGCGCCAACCCGGTCGGCAAGCTGCCCGATGACACGTGGGTGCTGCGCCCGCAGGAGAGCGACGTTCACTTCCAGTCGGGGGCCGATACCTGGCACGTCCCGCGCGTGTGCGGCACCTTCACCGAGCGCACCGGGCACCCGTGCCAGATGCCGGAAGCGGTGCTCGAGCGCATCGTCCGCGTCGCGTCGGAGCCGGGGGATCTGGTGCTCGACCCGTTCGCGGGCAGCGGGACCACGCTCGCGGTCGCGAAGAAGCTGGGCCGCGACTACCTCGGCGTCGAGTTGTCCGAGCAGTACGCCGACGGCGTGCGGAAGCGGTTGCAGATGATCGAGTTCGCCGAGGGCGCGACCGCGGCCCCGCCGGTGAAGCCCACCAAGCGCGTGGCCGCGAAGCGGTGA
- a CDS encoding ABC transporter ATP-binding protein — protein MAKIELQDVSVTFNAHQQKRVSFKEYLVSGLFWSSLNPTLRVHALQGINLSARDGDRIGVIGHNGAGKSTLLKTLAGIYPPTTGTREVEGKICSLFDITLGFEFEATGWDNIMYRAYLQGETPSSIRGKLDAIAEFSELGDFLNIAVRNYSAGMQMRLAFSIATAINPEVLLIDEVLAVGDLAFLNKAQARMRELMKTSRLMVMVAHDLNAITDMCTSVVWMQHGRIVAQGDPREIVDRYIASCTSGQAGTPAPVPVPELQAA, from the coding sequence ATGGCGAAGATCGAACTTCAGGACGTGTCGGTCACGTTCAACGCGCACCAGCAGAAGCGCGTCAGCTTCAAAGAGTACCTCGTGAGCGGGCTGTTCTGGAGTTCCCTGAACCCGACGCTCCGGGTCCACGCGCTCCAGGGGATCAACCTGTCCGCGCGCGACGGGGACCGGATCGGCGTGATCGGCCACAACGGGGCCGGCAAGAGCACGCTCCTGAAGACCCTCGCGGGCATTTATCCCCCGACGACCGGCACGCGCGAGGTCGAGGGCAAAATCTGCTCGCTGTTCGATATCACGCTCGGGTTCGAGTTCGAGGCGACGGGCTGGGACAACATCATGTACCGCGCGTACCTGCAGGGCGAGACCCCGAGCAGCATCCGCGGGAAATTGGACGCGATCGCGGAGTTCTCGGAACTGGGCGACTTCCTGAACATCGCGGTGCGGAACTACTCGGCCGGCATGCAGATGCGGCTCGCGTTCTCGATCGCCACCGCGATCAACCCCGAGGTGCTGCTGATCGACGAGGTGCTCGCGGTCGGCGACCTCGCGTTCCTGAACAAGGCCCAGGCCCGGATGCGGGAGCTGATGAAGACGTCGCGGCTGATGGTCATGGTCGCGCACGACCTCAACGCCATCACCGACATGTGTACCAGCGTGGTCTGGATGCAGCACGGCCGGATCGTGGCACAAGGTGATCCCCGAGAGATCGTGGACCGGTACATCGCGTCCTGCACGTCGGGTCAGGCCGGCACCCCCGCGCCGGTGCCGGTACCCGAATTGCAGGCCGCGTAG
- a CDS encoding glycosyltransferase family 4 protein: MLFNGVTTLKPKTGIAHAAANLHAALASTFPRDTFWMYPGARAANVARRFFAPSNKAGGPSSKSPNPLKNLAKRAVGAVAKLGFAAHFQAAARAGKFDLYHEPNFVPFRTGLPLVVTVFDLSVLLYPQWHPPERVRAHESSFARGIELADHVIVGTEAVRAEAQQHLGLAPDRVTAMLCGVGPQFCPQAPNVVAALRAKHGLPARYTLYVGTIEPRKNIGTLLRAFCALPAKAREACPLVLAGGWGWKTETERALFDSEAKSLGAIHLGYVPDEDLPALYAGAEALLYPSFYEGFGMPPVEAMACGTAAVTSTADAVREVVGTNALTIDPNNLDGWRDALARIAGDREFLAYYRRRGAAHAATFTWEACARITHGVYCNVLGIQQEDVKLRRAA; this comes from the coding sequence GTGCTGTTCAACGGGGTAACGACCCTTAAACCGAAAACCGGCATCGCGCACGCCGCGGCGAACCTGCACGCGGCACTGGCCTCCACGTTCCCACGCGACACGTTCTGGATGTACCCCGGCGCGCGGGCGGCGAACGTCGCGCGCCGGTTCTTCGCGCCGAGCAACAAGGCCGGCGGCCCCTCGAGCAAATCCCCGAACCCGCTCAAAAATCTGGCGAAGAGGGCCGTCGGTGCGGTGGCGAAGCTCGGCTTCGCGGCCCACTTCCAGGCGGCCGCGCGTGCGGGGAAGTTCGACCTGTACCACGAACCCAATTTCGTCCCGTTCCGCACCGGTTTGCCGCTCGTCGTCACGGTGTTCGATCTCTCGGTGCTGCTGTACCCGCAGTGGCACCCGCCCGAGCGCGTGAGGGCACACGAAAGTTCATTTGCGCGGGGAATCGAACTCGCGGACCACGTCATCGTCGGCACCGAAGCCGTTCGCGCGGAAGCGCAACAGCACCTCGGGCTGGCGCCGGACCGCGTGACCGCGATGCTTTGTGGCGTGGGGCCGCAATTCTGCCCGCAAGCGCCGAACGTCGTTGCCGCGCTCCGCGCGAAACACGGCCTCCCGGCGCGGTACACGCTTTACGTTGGTACGATCGAACCGCGCAAGAACATCGGGACGCTCCTCCGCGCGTTCTGTGCGCTGCCGGCGAAGGCGCGCGAAGCGTGCCCGCTCGTGCTGGCCGGCGGATGGGGGTGGAAGACGGAAACAGAGCGCGCCCTGTTCGATTCCGAGGCCAAATCGCTCGGCGCGATCCACCTGGGCTACGTTCCCGATGAAGACCTGCCCGCGCTCTACGCGGGTGCGGAAGCCCTGCTCTACCCGAGCTTCTACGAGGGCTTCGGGATGCCGCCGGTCGAAGCGATGGCGTGCGGCACCGCGGCCGTGACGTCCACTGCCGACGCGGTGCGCGAAGTGGTCGGCACGAACGCCCTCACCATCGACCCGAACAACCTCGACGGCTGGCGCGACGCGCTGGCCCGCATCGCGGGGGACCGCGAGTTCCTGGCGTACTACCGCCGGCGCGGGGCCGCGCACGCGGCCACCTTCACGTGGGAAGCGTGTGCCCGAATCACGCACGGCGTGTACTGCAATGTGCTGGGGATTCAGCAAGAAGACGTGAAACTGCGCCGGGCGGCTTAG
- a CDS encoding EamA family transporter: MGSEPPSRIKLFFAFAAIYILWGSTYLAIRLAIHTIPPFLMAGSRLFTAGAILYALGVRAGHPRPTRLHWRNAALAAIPLFVFGNGGVTWAEQKVSSGAASLVIATLPAWLLLLDWGYGGRSRPRVLELLGLGIGLSGVAVLSAPGGIKLDGVGVLLFAAIAWAVGSLLNRYSELPSSPVRVAGMQMLIGGAVMMALGLGLGETTRFDFAAVSVRSGAAWVYLAIAALVAIPAYTWLLTVTSPALVGTYAFVNPVVAVLLGWGAALLGWVDADEVLSARTGVAAWLVVLGVMLLVWPRKKPEPPSQESSTESTEVAAVGAGE; encoded by the coding sequence ATGGGATCGGAACCGCCGTCTCGCATCAAGTTGTTTTTCGCCTTCGCCGCGATCTACATCCTGTGGGGCTCGACCTACCTCGCGATTCGGCTCGCGATCCATACGATCCCTCCTTTCTTGATGGCCGGTTCCCGACTCTTCACCGCGGGCGCGATTCTCTACGCACTTGGAGTGCGGGCGGGGCATCCGCGACCGACTCGTTTACACTGGCGCAACGCGGCGCTCGCCGCGATCCCGCTATTCGTGTTCGGGAACGGCGGGGTGACGTGGGCCGAGCAGAAGGTGTCGTCTGGGGCCGCTTCACTCGTGATCGCGACTCTCCCGGCGTGGCTCTTGCTCCTCGACTGGGGTTACGGGGGGCGTTCCCGTCCGCGCGTGTTGGAACTGCTCGGTCTCGGGATCGGACTCAGTGGGGTCGCGGTCTTGTCCGCGCCGGGGGGTATCAAGCTCGACGGTGTGGGCGTCCTACTCTTCGCGGCCATTGCCTGGGCGGTGGGATCGTTGCTCAATCGCTACTCCGAACTACCCTCATCACCTGTTCGCGTTGCAGGGATGCAGATGCTCATCGGCGGGGCGGTCATGATGGCACTCGGACTGGGGCTCGGTGAGACGACACGATTCGATTTCGCCGCGGTATCGGTTCGGTCGGGGGCGGCGTGGGTGTATCTCGCGATCGCGGCGCTGGTCGCCATTCCCGCGTACACGTGGCTCCTGACCGTCACGTCGCCCGCGCTGGTCGGAACCTATGCGTTTGTGAACCCGGTGGTGGCGGTGCTTCTCGGATGGGGCGCAGCGCTCCTCGGTTGGGTAGATGCCGATGAAGTGCTGAGCGCGCGAACCGGCGTTGCGGCCTGGCTGGTCGTGCTCGGGGTGATGCTGCTCGTCTGGCCGCGGAAGAAACCCGAACCGCCCAGCCAGGAAAGCTCGACCGAATCGACCGAGGTCGCGGCCGTTGGTGCCGGGGAGTAG
- a CDS encoding ABC transporter permease — protein MFRHLSALWTARHFLLALVKLDLRLRYRRSVLGVGWSLLNPIAMTIVFTVVFSQLFGSGNPVEYAAFALAGLAVWSFLRDAATMGSKALLTNESYIRQSPMPYTIYTLRTVLGQAIHSCMALAVVVALVVIWRGNASAFVGLALAVPGLLLALVAAWAVATIGAFLTAFFHDTAHLLEVGAQIGFFLTPIMYDRKILDDRGMGWLADINPVNLYLSLIRGPLLAPDPVAVVAQCGHLYLSAGALTAVAVALAIGVVSWLQKKVIFHL, from the coding sequence ATGTTCCGCCACCTGTCCGCACTCTGGACCGCCCGCCACTTCCTGCTCGCGCTGGTCAAACTGGACCTGCGCCTGCGCTACCGGCGCTCGGTCCTGGGGGTGGGCTGGTCGCTCCTGAACCCGATCGCCATGACCATCGTGTTCACGGTGGTCTTCAGCCAACTGTTCGGGAGCGGGAACCCGGTCGAGTACGCGGCGTTCGCGCTCGCGGGGCTGGCCGTGTGGAGCTTCCTGCGCGACGCGGCCACGATGGGCAGCAAGGCCCTGTTGACGAACGAGTCGTACATCCGGCAGAGCCCGATGCCGTACACGATCTACACGCTCCGCACGGTCCTGGGGCAGGCGATCCACTCGTGCATGGCGCTGGCCGTGGTGGTCGCGCTCGTCGTGATCTGGCGCGGCAACGCCAGCGCGTTCGTGGGGCTGGCGCTCGCGGTGCCCGGGCTCCTGCTCGCGCTCGTCGCGGCGTGGGCCGTGGCCACGATCGGGGCGTTCCTCACCGCGTTCTTCCACGACACCGCGCACCTGCTCGAAGTGGGCGCCCAGATCGGGTTCTTCCTGACGCCGATCATGTACGACCGGAAGATCCTGGACGACCGCGGCATGGGCTGGCTCGCGGACATCAACCCGGTGAACCTGTACCTGTCGCTGATCCGCGGCCCGCTGCTCGCGCCCGACCCGGTCGCGGTGGTGGCGCAGTGCGGCCACCTGTACCTCTCGGCGGGCGCGCTCACGGCGGTGGCCGTCGCGCTCGCGATCGGGGTCGTGAGCTGGCTGCAAAAGAAGGTGATCTTCCACCTGTAA
- a CDS encoding SRPBCC family protein, translating into MTSKLNVSTSGEREIVITRAFNAPRELVWETMSKPELLKRWLFGPPGWEMTVCEEDQRVGGTFRWAWSGPDGAGMSMTGVYREIVPPERCVRTESFETGCVPQMGEQLSTLVLADKGEQTLLTITVQYPSKEARDGALASGMEHGMAAGYDRLDEYLTGVAV; encoded by the coding sequence ATGACGAGCAAGTTGAACGTCTCCACGTCCGGCGAGCGCGAGATCGTGATTACCCGCGCGTTCAACGCGCCGCGCGAGCTGGTGTGGGAAACCATGTCGAAGCCCGAACTGCTCAAGCGCTGGCTGTTCGGGCCGCCCGGCTGGGAGATGACGGTGTGCGAAGAGGACCAGCGCGTCGGTGGGACGTTCCGCTGGGCGTGGAGCGGGCCGGACGGGGCCGGGATGTCGATGACCGGCGTGTACCGCGAGATCGTTCCGCCCGAGAGGTGTGTGCGCACCGAGTCGTTCGAGACCGGGTGCGTTCCCCAAATGGGCGAGCAGTTATCGACGCTCGTGCTCGCGGATAAAGGGGAGCAAACGCTTCTGACGATCACCGTGCAGTACCCGTCTAAGGAGGCCCGTGACGGCGCACTCGCGTCCGGCATGGAGCACGGAATGGCCGCGGGTTACGACCGACTGGACGAGTACCTCACGGGCGTCGCGGTCTAG